A region of the Streptococcus oralis Uo5 genome:
AAAGAGGTGGCTAGAGTGTTAAAGAGAAGGTGGCGAGTGTCGATTCCCAAGTCTTGCAAAAAGAAGATCGTGAATTGTACTCGATTTTTAAAATGGCGTAGACCTTGTCCAGGCAAGGTTAGGAGGATATCGCCTGTCACATGGTTTTCTAGTATAATTTCCTGTCCCTTTGCATCCTGATACTTGGTCAGGATAGTCTGCCCATCTGCACTATAGGTGGTCTTAGCAAAGCAGACTCCGTATTGGTTATAGTGGTCTGCTTGGTAGATGCGACCGGATAGGTCCTTCCAGTCGACTTGCTTGACCAGACGAGCCTGAGGAGCATCCACATAGTGAATCACACCCCTCTCCCGAGAATCCTCTAGGATATGCGCCGACTGATTATTTCCCGCAATCTCCCAAAACTCAGGTACGGCTACTTGGTTGAAAAAAAGAGCTTTTCCTGACTTGTAATCTAGATAGTAGGTAAAGGGAGAAAGAATCCCATCTGGGAGAAAGCCATCTGGCTCGATCACAACTATGGCATGGGACAGACCAGCAGCTTCTAAACTTTCGTGCAAATCGCGGCTTTCCTGGCCATATCGATCAAATAGTTGAATCATGCAGGACCTCCTCTATCGTTTTCTTCCACTTGTCCCTCACCTGATTTGTTAAAAATCCTCTAGCTAGGTCATAAGATGCTGTTCGCATATCTGGCAAATGATTTTCCTGATAAAGCTGGCAGATCTTTTCTGCAAAGGCCCTTTTAATTTCCATTTCAACATGGTCGTCTGAACTTGGAATCAAGTAGCCATTTTGACCGTCCTGGATAAAGGTTTGGTTGCCATAAGGCACATCAAAACCAATCAAAGGCAATCCTGAACCCACTGCCTCCATCAAGGTCAGACCAAACCCTTCGCTAGTTGAAGCCGTCAAATAGACTTCATACTGGGGATAGATCTGAGATAGGTCTGCATGTCCCTTGAGCTGGATGTAGTTCTCCGCTTGGTGAGCCGTGATGATTTCCCTTAAAAGGGATTCCTCACCCCCACTGCCATAAATATCAAAGGTAAGCTCTGGAAGGACTTGATGCGCTTGGATAACCGCCTTGACTAGCCAGTCGATGTGTTTTTCCTTGGCCAGACGCGAAGCGGTAATGAGAGAAAAGGGTTTGCGTTCCCTAGCAGGCTCGGTCAGCTGATCTATGCTCCCAACTGGAATCGTGACGATTCGTGGACGATGCTGACTGTATTGGGCAAATTGACCTTCGAGAACTTCCTTCTGCCGATCCGTGGATACGATAAAACAATCGACCTTGTCCGCGTTTGTAAATTGATACTCATAGTAGTTGTTCCAAAGGAGATAGTCTTCGTTGCTAGCATTCTCACTATAGTGCTCTGCATGAACGACAACTGCTAGATGGGCCTTTTGTACTTCTTCAAAAACAGCCTGACCAATCCCTGTCTCCCTATCCAAGATGACCAAATCAGACTTGCTCAAGTTCAAACTTTGCATAAAATAGCGCATAAGGGCTGGCTTTCCGTACAGAATCCGGTCTTTAAATCGATAGACCTCTTCCTGTCCTTCAGTCAGCAAGATATCGTAAGCAGTGCTGCCATCTTCATTGAAAAAGCTTCGTTGATAAAGCCTAGCCACTTGGTCTTTGGGCGCGAAATATTCTGTACAGTAACGCGTGTAGGAGAAATAATCCTTGCGAATCAAGTTACCACCAAACACATACTCTGCATGCTGTACTAGATTCTTAGCCGAGTCTACCAAGTAGCAGGTCACAAACTTGTCCTCGTCTGAAAAGTAGACGCGCAAGACTTTGCCATCTTGCTCCCTATGACTCTCTAGGCCACCAAAAGAGGCCAAGACCTCATCAACTGTAACACTGGTCGGTGCTAGCTTGATATCTGTAAAATGATTGTAAAGCCAGATTACCTGATCATCCGCAAAGCCGATATTGGCCGTTAAATGCTGGATATTGTCTGCTAAAATCAAGTCGGTAAAGATAAACTTAGATGCTAGGTCTAAACTTCTAAAAATCCCTGCTCGGTAGGCCTGGGCATATTCGACACCACTACTCGCCCAACCGATTCCTAGATTTATATTGTAAATTGTCATATGATCCTCTTTTTATGGAAAATGGGTGAGAATCTCACCTTTGGGCGTTACTTCCACAATCCCCATGAGAAGATTGCGTACCATATCTGTACGGATTTGTTGCTTCATGGTTTCAAAGCCTGCATAGGCCTCCTGATAGTACTCTACGATAGGGTTCTTTTGAGAAGCAGACTGGCTCCCGATTGCTAGACTGAGCTGTTGGAGATAGTCGACTTGCTCAACCCAGTTGTCATCAATAGCCTTGAGCATAGATATTCTCAGAAAAGAATCATAGAGCTGGTGAGGTTGGAGGACTTCCTTTTTAGCTGCGATTTCCTTAGCTATTATTTTCTCTAGTAACTCCCGAATCTGATCTGCATCAGCTAAATCCAAATCAGCAGGTAATTCTCTCATCCCAAAGCTAATATTGGTCACGATAAAGTGAAAGAGTTCTTGGGGGCTGCTATAGGCTTTTTCTGAGATTTGTTTGGTATAGTCTGCCAGTATATCCTCAAGTATATGCCCTAAATCACGGCTCCCATCTAGCAAGCAATCTCTTTCTTTGTAGACTATTTGGCGCTGAATATTGACGCTTTCCGCATACTCTAAGGTTTGTCTGCGTGCAGAGCGACTGGCACTATCACTAGCCTCTTGGGCTTTTCTGACGAGATTGCGGTACTTGCGAGCCTTAAGTAGGATAGGTTTGCTACTATCTTCCACTTGGTAGTCTTGATAGAGGTCGTGAACCCAAGACGGTCCGAACTTTTTGATCACATCATCTTCAAGCGATACGAAAAATTGAGACATGCCTGGATCGCCCTGGCGGCCGGAACGACCTCTGATTTGCAGGTCAATCCGTCGGCTCTCCATCCGCTCGGTACCAATCACAATCAAACCGCCCAATTCTGCGACTCCTGGACCGAGTTTGATATCTGTCCCTCGACCTGCCATAGAAGTCGCAACTGTCACTGCCCCCATCTGTCCAGACTCTGCAATGATCTGGGCTTCACGCGCCGCATGATTGGCATTGAGGACATTGTGGGAAATCCCTTCTCGCAAGAGCAAGGACGAATAAAGCTGGGACATTTCAACAGAACCGACAAAGATAAGGAGTGGATTGCCTTTGGCGTGATAGGTC
Encoded here:
- the gtfA gene encoding accessory Sec system glycosyltransferase GtfA; translation: MTIYNINLGIGWASSGVEYAQAYRAGIFRSLDLASKFIFTDLILADNIQHLTANIGFADDQVIWLYNHFTDIKLAPTSVTVDEVLASFGGLESHREQDGKVLRVYFSDEDKFVTCYLVDSAKNLVQHAEYVFGGNLIRKDYFSYTRYCTEYFAPKDQVARLYQRSFFNEDGSTAYDILLTEGQEEVYRFKDRILYGKPALMRYFMQSLNLSKSDLVILDRETGIGQAVFEEVQKAHLAVVVHAEHYSENASNEDYLLWNNYYEYQFTNADKVDCFIVSTDRQKEVLEGQFAQYSQHRPRIVTIPVGSIDQLTEPARERKPFSLITASRLAKEKHIDWLVKAVIQAHQVLPELTFDIYGSGGEESLLREIITAHQAENYIQLKGHADLSQIYPQYEVYLTASTSEGFGLTLMEAVGSGLPLIGFDVPYGNQTFIQDGQNGYLIPSSDDHVEMEIKRAFAEKICQLYQENHLPDMRTASYDLARGFLTNQVRDKWKKTIEEVLHDSTI